One genomic region from Cetobacterium sp. 8H encodes:
- a CDS encoding TIGR00282 family metallophosphoesterase, producing MKVLVIGDVVGNPGRQTLKAFLDKNKSQYDFIIVNGENAAAGFGITGKLCDEILDWGADVITSGNHIWDKKEIYDYLDRSNKVLRPYNYPKGVPGTGYTILKDKKGNKIAVISLQGRVFMPPIDCPFTTVNELVGEIRKECKHIIVDFHAEATSEKLALANFLDGKVSVVYGTHTHVQTADNKILLDGTGYISDVGMTGSDNGIIGMKKESIIPKFLTALPQKFDVAEGKERVNGLDIEIDDETGECIKIDRINLSLMELGIF from the coding sequence ATGAAAGTTTTAGTTATCGGTGACGTTGTTGGAAACCCTGGAAGACAAACTTTAAAAGCTTTTTTAGACAAAAATAAATCTCAATATGATTTTATAATTGTTAATGGGGAAAACGCTGCTGCTGGATTTGGAATCACAGGAAAACTGTGTGATGAGATCTTAGATTGGGGTGCAGATGTTATCACAAGCGGAAACCACATCTGGGATAAAAAAGAAATCTATGACTATTTAGATAGATCAAATAAAGTTCTACGTCCTTACAATTATCCTAAAGGAGTTCCTGGTACAGGATATACAATCTTAAAAGATAAAAAGGGAAATAAAATTGCAGTTATCTCTCTTCAAGGGAGAGTTTTTATGCCGCCTATTGACTGTCCATTTACTACTGTGAATGAATTAGTTGGAGAAATAAGAAAAGAATGTAAACATATTATAGTTGATTTTCATGCTGAAGCAACTTCTGAAAAGTTAGCTCTTGCTAATTTTTTAGATGGAAAGGTTTCTGTTGTTTATGGTACTCACACTCATGTTCAGACGGCTGACAATAAAATACTATTAGACGGAACAGGATACATAAGTGATGTTGGTATGACTGGTTCAGATAATGGTATAATAGGAATGAAAAAAGAATCTATAATACCTAAATTTTTAACTGCTCTTCCTCAAAAGTTTGATGTTGCAGAGGGAAAAGAAAGAGTTAATGGTTTAGATATTGAAATCGACGATGAAACTGGTGAATGTATAAAAATAGACAGAATCAACCTTTCTCTTATGGAGTTAGGAATCTTTTAA
- the prmA gene encoding 50S ribosomal protein L11 methyltransferase — MKVIEIKVIFDSDNIEETQKEISDIFYNFGATGLKIDEPLKFKNPLDFYKDEKQFLMVDHAVSAYFPMNPYSQRRNEMIKNSFEERFNDRDDVVFSIDFYEYEEEDYQNSWKKYLYPEKVSDKFVVKPTWREYEANEGEFVIELDPGRAFGTGSHPTTSLCLKLMEENIKPGNSVIDVGTGSGILMIAAEKLGATEIYGTDIDELAVESTKENLELNHISTDVAQVHLGDLISIVKDKSFDVVVANILADVILLLLKDIFKVVKKDGLIIFSGIIDEKLPEIVKQVEEKGLEILEIKRDKEWRALLIKA, encoded by the coding sequence ATGAAAGTTATTGAAATTAAAGTTATATTTGATAGTGATAATATAGAAGAAACTCAAAAAGAGATTTCAGATATATTTTATAATTTTGGAGCTACTGGTTTAAAAATAGACGAACCTTTAAAGTTTAAAAATCCTTTAGATTTTTATAAAGATGAGAAACAGTTTTTAATGGTTGACCATGCTGTATCAGCATATTTTCCAATGAACCCTTATTCTCAAAGAAGAAACGAAATGATAAAAAACTCTTTTGAAGAAAGATTTAATGATAGAGATGATGTTGTTTTCTCAATTGATTTTTATGAGTATGAAGAAGAAGATTATCAAAACAGTTGGAAAAAATACTTGTATCCTGAAAAGGTTAGCGATAAATTTGTTGTTAAACCTACTTGGAGAGAATACGAAGCTAATGAAGGAGAGTTTGTAATTGAACTAGACCCTGGAAGAGCTTTTGGAACAGGTTCACATCCTACTACATCTCTTTGTTTAAAATTGATGGAGGAAAATATTAAACCTGGTAACTCTGTTATCGATGTTGGAACTGGTTCAGGAATTCTTATGATTGCTGCTGAAAAACTTGGTGCTACTGAAATATATGGAACTGATATTGATGAACTTGCTGTTGAGTCTACAAAAGAAAATTTAGAATTAAATCATATTTCAACTGATGTTGCACAGGTGCACCTAGGAGATTTAATATCTATTGTTAAAGATAAAAGCTTTGATGTTGTTGTTGCTAATATTCTAGCTGATGTTATTCTTTTACTTCTTAAAGATATCTTTAAGGTTGTTAAAAAAGATGGACTTATTATATTCTCTGGTATAATTGATGAAAAACTTCCTGAGATTGTAAAGCAAGTTGAAGAAAAAGGGCTTGAAATACTTGAAATAAAAAGAGATAAAGAGTGGAGAGCTCTTCTTATCAAAGCATAG
- the cmk gene encoding (d)CMP kinase — protein MKNYIVALDGPAGSGKSTIAKIVAKEFELTYLDTGAMYRMVALYVLENSIDYTDEIAVENALKNIHMNIIGEQFFLNGEDVSLKIRTPEVTKIVSPVSAIKAVRVKLVDLQREISKGKNVILDGRDIGTVVFPNADLKVFLIASAEERAKRRVNDYQSKGINEDFNTVLKGILERDHTDSTRKESPLKKANDAIEVDTSFLNIQESSKAISDLIKEKIGG, from the coding sequence ATGAAAAATTATATAGTTGCCCTTGATGGTCCTGCTGGAAGCGGGAAAAGTACTATCGCCAAAATTGTAGCTAAAGAGTTTGAACTTACGTATTTAGATACTGGAGCTATGTATAGAATGGTCGCTCTTTATGTTCTTGAAAATTCTATAGATTATACAGATGAAATAGCCGTTGAAAATGCTCTAAAAAATATTCATATGAACATTATAGGTGAACAATTTTTCTTAAATGGTGAAGATGTTTCATTAAAAATAAGAACTCCTGAAGTTACAAAAATTGTTTCTCCTGTATCAGCTATAAAAGCTGTTAGAGTTAAACTTGTTGATCTTCAAAGAGAGATCAGTAAAGGAAAGAATGTTATTTTAGATGGAAGAGATATTGGAACTGTTGTTTTTCCAAATGCCGATCTAAAAGTTTTTTTAATCGCGTCTGCAGAAGAAAGAGCTAAAAGAAGAGTTAATGACTATCAGTCAAAAGGTATTAACGAAGATTTCAATACTGTTTTAAAAGGAATTTTAGAAAGAGATCATACAGATTCTACTAGAAAAGAAAGTCCTTTAAAAAAAGCTAATGATGCTATTGAAGTAGATACTAGTTTCTTGAATATCCAAGAAAGTTCAAAAGCTATCTCTGATTTAATAAAGGAAAAAATCGGAGGCTAA
- a CDS encoding 3-deoxy-D-manno-octulosonic acid transferase: protein MFYNLLRAFIYPFLFVFLIFKPKKLAFVLKRFFQDFSCLKKGEKYIWIHCSSVGEINLSDSLIKKIESTYKENLLITVFTDTGFEIAKNKYSNNSRIDILRFPLDDIFIIKRILSLINVSYLILVETEIWPNLINMVSKKGKVILVNGRISNKSYPRYKRLVWLLKPLFKNISKFCMQSEIDQDRIISLGAKKENVFTTGNLKFDISFEEFSDSEKNSLKNQLLLGNRKLFVAGSTREGEDQIIIDVFKKLTSTLLVIVPRHLERVNDIENLLRSSGLTFSRFSSIEDFALTEKIDVIIVDKMGILRKFYSICDIAFVGGTLVNIGGHSLLEPLFYGKTPIFGPYLQNVKDISRDICNLKLGYKVSDEIEFLNAINYLEANPVSKNKIYNFFKSNKNAVEKIVKLMEE from the coding sequence ATGTTTTATAACTTGTTAAGAGCGTTTATATATCCTTTTTTATTTGTTTTTTTAATTTTTAAACCTAAAAAATTAGCTTTTGTTTTAAAGAGATTTTTTCAAGATTTTTCTTGTTTAAAAAAAGGAGAAAAATACATTTGGATTCACTGCTCATCTGTTGGTGAAATAAACCTTTCTGATTCTTTAATCAAAAAGATAGAATCAACTTATAAAGAAAATTTATTGATTACAGTTTTTACTGACACTGGTTTTGAAATAGCTAAAAATAAATATTCAAATAATTCACGAATAGATATACTTAGATTTCCTTTAGATGATATATTTATTATTAAAAGAATTCTTAGCCTCATCAATGTTTCATACCTTATATTAGTTGAAACTGAAATTTGGCCTAATCTTATAAATATGGTTTCTAAAAAAGGTAAAGTTATTCTTGTTAATGGTAGAATATCAAATAAAAGTTATCCAAGATATAAAAGACTAGTTTGGCTCTTAAAGCCTCTATTTAAAAATATATCTAAGTTTTGCATGCAATCTGAGATTGATCAAGATAGAATCATATCCTTAGGTGCTAAAAAAGAAAATGTTTTTACTACAGGAAATCTAAAATTCGATATATCATTTGAAGAGTTTTCAGATTCAGAAAAAAACTCTTTAAAAAATCAACTTTTACTGGGTAATCGAAAGCTTTTTGTTGCAGGAAGTACTCGTGAAGGAGAAGATCAAATCATTATTGACGTCTTTAAAAAATTGACCTCGACATTACTAGTTATTGTTCCTCGTCATTTAGAACGTGTAAATGATATTGAAAATCTTTTACGTTCTTCTGGATTAACTTTTAGTAGATTTTCTAGTATTGAAGACTTTGCTTTAACAGAGAAAATAGATGTTATTATTGTCGATAAAATGGGAATCTTAAGAAAATTCTATTCAATATGTGATATTGCTTTTGTTGGTGGTACTCTAGTTAATATTGGTGGTCATAGCTTGTTAGAACCTCTTTTCTATGGAAAAACACCAATTTTTGGTCCTTATTTACAAAATGTAAAAGATATTTCTAGAGATATTTGTAACCTAAAATTAGGTTATAAGGTTTCTGATGAAATTGAATTTTTAAATGCTATTAATTACTTAGAAGCTAATCCAGTTTCTAAGAATAAAATATATAACTTTTTTAAAAGCAATAAAAATGCTGTTGAAAAAATTGTTAAACTTATGGAGGAATAA
- the trmB gene encoding tRNA (guanosine(46)-N7)-methyltransferase TrmB, with amino-acid sequence MKERLEDTLWRHFFANPRTNYNPYMAKLVDYPDHIIYDSEIMDSYKGQWNQKAFGNNNPVYLEIGSGSGNFAVGMAAKYPERNHLALEIRFKRLVLSANKAIKRNLNNVVFLRRRGEDITKFIDNSEIEGLYINFPDPWEGNEKNRILQPQLFELLDVIMKVGGTLFFKTDHDQYYADVLEFAKDLENYEVIYHTDDLHNSPKAADNIRTEFEDLFICKHNKNINYIEIKKIK; translated from the coding sequence ATGAAAGAAAGATTAGAAGATACTCTTTGGAGACACTTCTTTGCAAATCCTAGAACTAATTATAACCCTTATATGGCTAAATTAGTTGACTATCCTGATCACATTATCTATGATAGTGAAATCATGGATTCATACAAAGGGCAATGGAATCAAAAAGCTTTTGGTAACAATAATCCAGTGTACCTTGAAATTGGTTCTGGAAGTGGAAATTTCGCTGTTGGAATGGCTGCGAAGTATCCTGAAAGAAACCACTTAGCACTTGAAATTAGATTTAAAAGACTAGTTTTATCAGCTAATAAAGCAATTAAAAGAAATCTCAACAATGTTGTTTTTCTTAGAAGACGTGGAGAGGATATTACTAAATTTATTGACAATAGTGAAATTGAAGGTCTTTATATTAATTTCCCAGATCCTTGGGAAGGAAATGAGAAAAATAGAATTCTTCAACCACAACTTTTTGAACTTCTTGATGTTATCATGAAAGTTGGTGGAACTTTATTTTTTAAAACTGACCACGATCAGTATTATGCTGATGTTTTAGAATTTGCTAAAGACTTAGAAAACTATGAGGTTATATATCACACTGATGATTTACACAATAGTCCAAAAGCTGCTGACAACATTAGAACAGAGTTTGAGGATTTATTTATTTGCAAACATAACAAAAATATCAATTACATTGAAATAAAAAAAATCAAATAA
- a CDS encoding adenylosuccinate synthase: MAGYVVVGTQWGDEGKGKIIDVLGHRADYVVRFQGGNNAGHTVVVNGEKFILHLLPSGMLHGQGKCIIGPGVVVDPKVLLQELDTLEAKGAKVDHLFISDRAHLIMPYHIQLDILKEERSGENKIGTTKRGIGPCYSDKFSRVGIRAVELLDMELFAKKLKMNLEEKNELFSKIYNAPEMKFEDIFEDYKGYAERLKHRIIDATPEINKALDDDKFVLFEGAQAMMLDINYGTYPYVTSSSPTSGGVTTGAGVSPRKIDKIIGVMKAYTTRVGEGPFVTELNNDLGEKIRQVGGEFGATTGRPRRCGWLDLVVGKYAVDINGLTDVVITKIDVLSGLDTLKICTGYEIDGKVYTTVPAATEKLAFATPVYEELPGWTEDISQMKNYDELPENCKKYLARVEEYLGCQITVVSVGPDRTQNIFLKDI, translated from the coding sequence ATGGCAGGATATGTTGTAGTTGGAACTCAATGGGGAGACGAAGGAAAAGGAAAAATCATAGATGTACTTGGGCATAGAGCTGATTATGTTGTTAGATTCCAAGGTGGAAACAATGCTGGACATACAGTTGTTGTAAATGGAGAGAAGTTTATTCTTCACCTATTACCATCTGGTATGCTTCACGGACAAGGAAAATGTATAATCGGACCTGGAGTTGTTGTAGATCCTAAAGTTCTTTTACAAGAGTTAGATACATTAGAAGCTAAAGGAGCTAAGGTTGACCACTTATTTATAAGTGATAGAGCACACCTTATTATGCCTTACCATATTCAACTAGACATCTTAAAAGAAGAGAGAAGTGGAGAGAATAAGATCGGTACTACAAAAAGAGGTATTGGACCTTGTTACTCTGACAAATTCTCTAGAGTTGGAATTAGAGCTGTTGAGCTTTTAGATATGGAATTATTTGCTAAAAAATTAAAAATGAACTTAGAAGAGAAAAATGAGCTTTTCTCAAAAATATACAATGCTCCTGAAATGAAGTTTGAAGATATTTTTGAAGACTATAAAGGTTATGCTGAAAGATTAAAGCATAGAATCATTGATGCTACTCCTGAAATCAATAAAGCTTTAGACGACGATAAGTTTGTTTTATTTGAAGGAGCTCAAGCTATGATGCTTGATATTAACTACGGAACATACCCATACGTTACTTCTTCATCACCTACAAGTGGAGGAGTTACTACTGGAGCAGGAGTTTCACCTAGAAAAATTGACAAAATAATTGGAGTTATGAAAGCTTATACAACAAGAGTTGGAGAAGGGCCTTTCGTTACTGAATTAAATAATGATTTAGGAGAAAAAATCAGACAAGTTGGTGGAGAGTTCGGAGCTACTACTGGAAGACCTAGAAGATGTGGTTGGTTAGATTTAGTTGTTGGTAAATATGCTGTTGATATCAATGGTTTAACAGATGTTGTTATAACTAAAATCGACGTTCTAAGCGGTTTAGATACTCTTAAAATTTGTACTGGATATGAAATTGATGGAAAAGTATACACTACTGTTCCTGCAGCTACTGAAAAGTTAGCTTTCGCTACTCCTGTATACGAAGAGTTACCTGGTTGGACAGAGGATATCTCTCAAATGAAAAATTATGATGAGTTACCTGAAAACTGTAAAAAATATCTTGCTAGAGTTGAAGAGTACTTAGGTTGCCAAATAACTGTTGTTTCAGTTGGTCCTGATAGAACTCAAAATATCTTCTTAAAAGATATCTAA
- a CDS encoding asparaginase codes for MLEKILIINTGGTIGMVNSDENDLNSPLRPAKNWFEVAKNHPILERFPTDYCQIPVLIDSSDMNPNLWIEVTKIIEKNYYTYRGFVILHGTDTMAFTASALSFMLKNLDKPVVITGSQVPLITPRSDALQNLITSIQIAGNRIYGVKNIPEVTICFRDELLRGNRARKIDATNYFGFSSPNYRALGEIGCEININDKKVLDMPKEEFYIDPSINNNVIIIEIFPGFNPIYIKTIVDAHPEIKGIILKTYGNGNAPTSESFIDILKDIMSKDVAVVNVTQCATGAVKMGLYEASSALKSLGVISGGDMTPEAAITKLMYLIGKNLSKEEIKIHMETSICGEVSI; via the coding sequence ATGCTTGAAAAAATATTAATCATAAATACTGGTGGGACAATTGGTATGGTTAATAGTGATGAGAATGATTTAAATAGTCCTTTAAGACCTGCTAAAAACTGGTTTGAGGTTGCTAAAAATCATCCTATTTTGGAAAGATTTCCTACAGATTATTGCCAAATACCAGTTCTTATTGATTCTTCTGATATGAATCCTAATCTTTGGATTGAAGTTACGAAGATTATAGAAAAAAACTATTATACATATAGAGGTTTTGTTATTTTACATGGAACAGATACTATGGCTTTCACAGCATCTGCTCTTTCATTTATGTTAAAAAACTTAGATAAACCTGTTGTTATAACTGGTTCTCAAGTACCTTTAATCACGCCAAGAAGCGACGCTCTTCAAAATCTTATAACATCAATTCAAATTGCTGGAAATAGAATTTATGGAGTTAAAAATATTCCAGAAGTTACTATCTGCTTTAGAGATGAGCTTTTAAGAGGAAATCGTGCTAGAAAAATTGATGCTACAAACTATTTTGGGTTCTCTTCTCCAAACTACAGAGCCCTTGGTGAAATTGGTTGTGAGATTAATATCAATGATAAAAAAGTTTTAGATATGCCTAAAGAAGAGTTTTATATAGATCCTTCAATCAATAATAATGTTATCATTATTGAAATATTTCCAGGATTCAATCCTATATATATAAAGACGATTGTAGATGCTCATCCTGAAATAAAAGGAATTATTTTAAAGACATATGGAAATGGTAATGCTCCTACTTCTGAATCTTTTATAGATATTCTTAAAGATATCATGAGTAAAGATGTAGCTGTTGTAAATGTTACTCAATGTGCTACTGGAGCTGTAAAAATGGGTTTATATGAGGCTAGTAGTGCTTTAAAAAGCTTAGGAGTTATTAGTGGTGGAGATATGACGCCTGAAGCAGCTATAACTAAACTTATGTATCTTATTGGAAAGAATTTATCTAAAGAAGAGATTAAAATTCATATGGAAACCTCTATTTGTGGAGAAGTTTCTATCTAG
- the tgt gene encoding tRNA guanosine(34) transglycosylase Tgt, translated as MSKKLPVTYELYGKNGKARVGKITTPHGEIETPVFMPVGTQATVKGMTPEELEEMGAEIILGNTYHLYLRPGDELVSKFGGLHKFMNWKKPILTDSGGFQVFSLGDLRNIKEEGVYFRSHLDGSKHFISPEKSINIQNNLGSDIVMLFDECPPGMSSKEYLIPSIERTTRWAKRCVEAHRRPDEQGLFAIVQGGIYEDLRDKSLSELSEMDEYFSGYAVGGLAVGEPREDMYRILDYIVEKLPENKPRYLMGVGEPLDMLEAVAAGIDMMDCVQPSRIGRHGTIFTKYGRLVVKNASYAEDTRPLDEGCDCYVCRNYSRGYIRHLFKAQEILGARLATYHNLYFLLKLMKDSRTAIKEGRFMEFKAEFEKNYLMGKTSEWIKPKGFEK; from the coding sequence ATGAGCAAGAAATTACCCGTAACTTATGAATTGTATGGAAAAAATGGGAAAGCAAGAGTTGGAAAAATAACAACACCACATGGTGAAATTGAAACACCTGTATTTATGCCTGTTGGAACTCAGGCAACTGTAAAAGGAATGACTCCTGAAGAGTTAGAAGAGATGGGAGCAGAGATTATACTAGGAAATACTTATCACCTATATTTAAGACCAGGAGATGAGCTTGTTAGTAAGTTTGGTGGATTACATAAATTTATGAATTGGAAAAAACCAATATTAACTGATAGTGGTGGATTCCAAGTATTTAGTTTAGGTGATTTAAGAAATATAAAAGAAGAGGGAGTTTATTTTAGATCTCATTTAGATGGATCAAAACACTTTATATCTCCTGAAAAATCAATAAATATTCAAAATAATTTAGGATCAGATATAGTTATGTTATTTGATGAGTGCCCTCCAGGGATGTCATCAAAAGAATATTTAATTCCATCAATTGAAAGAACTACTAGATGGGCTAAAAGATGTGTTGAAGCTCATAGAAGACCAGATGAACAAGGTTTGTTTGCAATAGTTCAAGGTGGAATATATGAAGACCTAAGAGATAAAAGTTTATCAGAATTAAGTGAAATGGATGAGTATTTCTCTGGGTATGCTGTTGGTGGTTTAGCTGTTGGAGAACCAAGAGAAGATATGTATAGAATTCTTGATTATATCGTTGAAAAATTACCTGAAAATAAGCCTAGATACTTAATGGGTGTTGGAGAACCTCTAGATATGTTAGAAGCTGTTGCAGCTGGAATAGATATGATGGATTGTGTTCAACCTAGTAGAATTGGAAGACATGGAACTATATTTACAAAATATGGAAGATTGGTTGTAAAAAATGCATCATATGCAGAGGATACTAGACCTTTAGATGAAGGATGTGACTGCTATGTTTGTAGAAATTACAGCAGAGGATACATAAGACATCTATTTAAAGCTCAAGAAATTTTAGGTGCAAGACTTGCAACATATCATAACCTATATTTCCTTTTAAAGCTTATGAAAGATTCGAGAACAGCTATAAAAGAAGGAAGATTCATGGAATTTAAAGCTGAATTTGAAAAGAATTATTTAATGGGAAAAACAAGTGAATGGATAAAACCTAAAGGGTTTGAAAAGTAA
- a CDS encoding bifunctional (p)ppGpp synthetase/guanosine-3',5'-bis(diphosphate) 3'-pyrophosphohydrolase has translation MKYWQEIESEIDKYKLKVDKDKIKLAFFFAEECHIGQYRKSGDSYIIHPVEVTKILIDMKMDTEGIIAGILHDIVEDTLITIADIKYNFGDEVAHLVDGVTKLDNLPNGTKKQDENIRKMIIAMAKDVRVIIIKLADRLHNMRTLKFMPEEKQKRIAQETLSIYAPLAHRLGIARIKWELEDMSLYYLEPEKYRDIKALIDEKKDERKKYLKEMVDNITNLLEEVQISAKVKGRFKHFYSIYKKMFEKGKDFDGIYDLIGIRIILNTEAECYNTLGVIHSNYRPVPGRFKDYIAVPKSNNYQSIHTTIVGPMGKFVEIQIRTEEMDKVAEEGVAAHWSYKEHKKISQKDQVYGWLRNIVELNQGAENTEEFIKEVTGDIVKDTVFVFSPKGDVVELAQGATPIDFAFNIHTEIGIKCVGAKVNGKIVPLDSKLNNGDRVEIITSKTGKGPGNDWLDIVATQSAKSKIKKWLKDQKLDENIKIGKELIEKELMKLGVTIKEFEESPTLKKHLEKHNLPTLNDFYFHMGETKSKVDIVIGKLKLELDKNRAIIENTLDDFIKEPIKKKSAKKDDQGIIIDGTENTLIRFARCCTPLPGDDIGGYVTKLTGIAIHRKDCPNYISMVEHDPARAIDVNWDEKILEKSSKKNKYKFSFVVKALDRQSILMDIVTTISNHKINVISLNSHNIKKGLDTIAVVKVTVELNTKDEYKTLVNHLLKIKDIISIDR, from the coding sequence ATGAAATATTGGCAAGAAATAGAAAGTGAAATAGATAAATATAAGCTAAAAGTAGATAAAGACAAAATAAAATTGGCTTTCTTTTTTGCAGAAGAATGCCATATTGGACAATACAGAAAATCAGGAGACAGCTATATAATACATCCTGTTGAAGTGACAAAAATTTTAATTGATATGAAAATGGATACAGAAGGAATTATAGCAGGAATACTTCATGATATAGTAGAGGATACTCTAATTACAATAGCAGATATAAAATACAATTTTGGAGATGAAGTTGCTCATCTTGTAGATGGAGTTACAAAATTAGACAACTTACCAAATGGAACAAAAAAGCAGGATGAGAATATTCGTAAAATGATAATTGCCATGGCAAAAGATGTGAGAGTAATTATTATAAAACTAGCAGATAGACTACATAATATGAGAACATTAAAGTTTATGCCTGAAGAGAAGCAAAAAAGAATCGCACAGGAGACACTTTCAATATATGCTCCTCTAGCACATAGGTTAGGAATAGCTAGAATAAAGTGGGAATTAGAAGATATGTCTTTATATTATTTAGAACCAGAAAAATATAGAGATATAAAAGCACTTATCGATGAAAAAAAAGATGAAAGAAAAAAATATTTAAAAGAGATGGTAGATAACATCACAAATCTTTTAGAAGAGGTTCAAATTTCTGCAAAAGTAAAAGGGCGTTTTAAACACTTTTATAGTATTTATAAAAAAATGTTTGAAAAAGGAAAAGACTTTGATGGAATATATGACTTGATTGGAATTAGAATAATTTTAAATACAGAGGCAGAGTGCTATAATACATTAGGAGTTATTCATAGTAATTATAGACCTGTTCCTGGAAGGTTTAAAGATTATATAGCTGTTCCTAAGTCAAATAACTACCAATCTATTCATACCACGATTGTAGGGCCTATGGGGAAGTTTGTAGAGATACAAATAAGAACTGAAGAGATGGATAAAGTTGCAGAAGAGGGAGTTGCTGCTCACTGGAGTTACAAGGAGCATAAAAAAATAAGCCAAAAAGACCAAGTTTATGGTTGGCTAAGAAATATTGTTGAATTAAATCAGGGCGCAGAAAACACTGAAGAGTTTATAAAAGAAGTGACAGGAGATATAGTAAAAGATACTGTATTTGTATTTTCTCCTAAAGGAGATGTAGTAGAGTTAGCTCAAGGAGCAACACCTATTGATTTTGCATTTAATATACATACTGAAATAGGAATAAAGTGTGTAGGAGCTAAGGTTAATGGAAAAATAGTTCCCTTAGACTCGAAATTGAACAATGGAGATAGAGTAGAGATTATAACTTCAAAAACAGGAAAAGGTCCAGGAAATGATTGGCTGGATATAGTTGCAACTCAAAGTGCTAAAAGTAAAATAAAGAAATGGTTAAAAGATCAAAAATTAGATGAAAATATAAAAATTGGAAAAGAATTGATAGAAAAAGAGTTGATGAAGCTAGGTGTTACCATTAAAGAGTTTGAAGAAAGTCCAACTCTAAAAAAACATCTAGAAAAACATAATTTACCTACATTGAATGACTTTTATTTCCATATGGGAGAGACTAAAAGTAAAGTTGATATTGTTATTGGTAAGCTAAAATTAGAACTTGATAAAAATCGTGCTATAATAGAAAATACTTTAGATGATTTTATAAAAGAACCGATAAAAAAGAAGTCTGCTAAAAAAGATGATCAAGGAATAATTATTGATGGAACTGAGAATACATTAATAAGATTTGCAAGATGTTGTACTCCGCTTCCAGGAGATGATATTGGTGGATATGTGACTAAACTTACTGGAATTGCTATCCATAGAAAAGATTGTCCAAACTATATTTCTATGGTTGAGCATGACCCTGCTAGAGCTATAGATGTAAACTGGGATGAAAAAATATTAGAAAAATCATCTAAAAAAAATAAATATAAATTTAGTTTTGTAGTAAAAGCACTCGATAGACAAAGTATATTAATGGATATTGTAACAACAATATCTAATCATAAGATAAATGTAATCTCATTAAATTCACATAATATAAAAAAGGGATTAGATACGATAGCTGTAGTAAAAGTTACAGTAGAATTAAATACTAAAGACGAATATAAAACATTAGTAAATCATTTATTAAAAATAAAAGATATAATATCAATAGATAGATAG
- a CDS encoding adenine phosphoribosyltransferase has product MDLKKYVALVEDYPKPGIKFRDITPLMGDGEAYRYATDQVVEFAKENHIELVVGPEARGFIFGCPVSYALGVGFAPVRKPGKLPREVVEYAYDLEYGSNVLCMHKDSIKPGQRVLIVDDLLATGGTVEATVKLIEELGGVVAGLAFLIELEDLNGRDKLEGYPVLTLMKY; this is encoded by the coding sequence ATGGATTTAAAAAAATATGTAGCATTAGTTGAAGATTACCCTAAGCCGGGGATCAAATTTAGAGATATAACACCTTTAATGGGAGATGGAGAGGCATATAGATATGCAACTGACCAAGTTGTTGAATTTGCAAAAGAAAATCATATAGAACTTGTTGTAGGTCCAGAAGCGAGAGGATTTATATTTGGATGTCCAGTATCATATGCATTAGGAGTAGGTTTTGCACCAGTTAGAAAGCCTGGGAAATTACCGAGAGAAGTTGTTGAGTATGCTTACGATTTAGAATATGGTTCAAATGTTTTATGTATGCATAAAGATTCAATCAAGCCAGGACAGAGAGTATTAATAGTTGATGACTTACTTGCAACTGGTGGAACTGTTGAGGCAACAGTTAAGCTAATTGAGGAGTTAGGTGGAGTTGTAGCAGGATTAGCATTTTTAATTGAACTTGAAGACCTAAATGGTAGAGATAAATTAGAAGGGTATCCAGTACTAACTTTAATGAAGTATTAA